From Candidatus Culexarchaeum yellowstonense:
TATAAAAGTGTTGGTATTTATTCTGGAGCCACTTTCAATTTTAATCCAACAACATCAACAACCTTAACCTTCTGCCCCCTCTTAATATCAACATCAGAGAATGCAGTCCACTCTTCACCAAAAACATGTACAACACCATTCTCACCAGCCTTAAAATCTGTTTTAGCAGTTCCAGTCATCCCAATAAGCTTTTTTGGATCCATCATCCCCCTAGCCCTCCTCCAACTCTTCCTAACATTATGTATGTATAAGATGAGGAAGCCTCCTCCAATAGCCAATATGGATACGAATACATATTGTGGAACTCCAATTTCAATATATGGTTGCTCCCTATACATAAATAGTATCCCCAAAGCATACATTACTAGGCCGAGGAAACCGAATAATTGTATGCCAGGATAATGCAACTCCACCAATATTAATATTGATCCAATTATCATCAATGCTAGTGCCGTAACGCTGGGGCCAATTAAACCTATACCGAAGAGTGATAAAATCATCAATGCTGCCCCAATGAAACCATATATTTGAGTCCCAGGGGTAAACAGTTCTATTAGTATGAACCAAAATCCAAGCTCAAATAGTAAACCAACAATAGTTGGATCATTTAGTAAGGAATACAATTGTGAGGCAATACTCCTACCAACCACAACAACCTCATAACCGCTCCAACCAAGTACAGACAAAACCTCCTGTAGAGAATTAGCTTTAAAATCGGCTATTCTAAGCTCCAAAGCTTTACCAACAGTTAAATCAAGATTCTCAGCAACGAATTTAACTGCAATATCAACCCTACTATCATTAAAACCATACTTCCTCTCAGCAAGAGCCCTCATACGCTCAATAGCATAATTCAAAACTTTAGGGTCAACCGGTTCACCAGTAGTACTCCTAGGTTGACATGAACCTATAACACTACCATCAGACATTACAAGATAGTTTGCTGCAAGAGCAATAAAGGTTCCAGCTGAAACAGCCTTAGCCCCGGGAGGGCCAACCCAAACAACAGTCTCAACTTTAGAGCTTACAAGAGCATTAATTATGGTATCCATGCTATCCATATATCCACCATAAGTATTCAACCTAATAATTAAAGGCGCATTGGAAGCCTCAGCCTTAGATAAAACGTTCAAAATATACTCAGCAATGCCAGCATCAATAGTAGCATCAACCTCAGCATAATAAACTCTAGGAGGGGATGAAAGGGCAATATATGGCTGAATAAAGAGTGATATGAAGCAAGCTATGATGAAGATTGAAAATATATGAGGATACCTACCCCTATACATGAACATTCAGCATCAATTATAAAGTTGAATAAAACGTAGATAAAAATATAGTTATGAGGCGAATGATTGTGAAAATCATTAAACGTTAACATCATATAAGGCATTGCATCAAATAAGCTAGCAATACAATTATTAATTTACATAGATTCAAAGTATTGATGTGAAATTATGTGGAGACATATACAGCTTGAAATGGCAAAGTATGGTAGAAAACTAACTGAAAGGGGGTTTGTATGCGGCCATGGAGGGAACATAAGCGTAAGAATCAATGAAAACATATACATAACCCGCAGAGGGGCATCATTGGAGGACATATCCGCTAGGGACATAGTTCAAACCCCCCTAAAACATGAAAGTGAAGCTGATAGGTATGCTTCAAGTGAAACGCCAGTTCATAGGGAAATCTACATAAAAACAGATTACAAGGCAATAATACATGCACATCCACCATACGCAATTGCAGTATCATACTTCTTCAACGAGGTAGAGCCACTTGAAATAGAAGCTGCACTTAGGATGGGAAGCATAAAAGTGATTGAGGGGAAGAGTGGAACTAGGGAGCTTGGATCAAAGATAATTGATAATTTAGGGTCATGTAATGCAGTGATAGTTAGGGGGCATGGAGTCTTCGCAGTGGGATCAAATCTGGAAGAAGCATACAGAGCAACATGCAATGTAGAAAAGAACTGCAGACAAAAGTATCTAACTGAAATATTAAAGTCTATTGGGCTTAAATTCATAAAACCGATGGAAATTTAAACTTCGAATAAATGAGTAAATGGGGTGAGGGATGCAAGTTGAGTGAAATATATGATGTTATCATAATTGGAGCTGGACCAGCAGGGTTGGCAGCAGCCATATATGCTTCGAGAGCTGGACTCAAAACGCTGGTCATTGAAAAGAATGCTCCAGGAGGGAATCTAGCGAAAATGAAGCACTTAGAAAACTATCCTGGCATACCAACACTACCAAATCCAATGGAACTTGCAATGCGAATGTATAATCAAGCATTAAAGTTTGGTGCAAAAATAGTTTATCCAGAGCAAGCCTTAGGATTGGATGTAAGTGGAGTATTGAAGATTGTAAAGTGTAGGGGTGGAGAGTATAGGGGGTATGCATTGATAATAGCCACTGGCAGAGAGAAGGGTGGAACCACAATTAAGGGGGAGGGTAATCTAATAGGTAGAGGGGTAAGCTACTGCGCCACATGCGACGGCCCACTATACAAGGGTAAAACAATAGCTCTAACTGGTAGAGGTGAAGAATTGTTAAATGAAATGGAACTCCTATCCAATTATGCTGGAAAACTATATGTGATAACCGAAGACTTAGATGAAAAGATTATGGGGGAGGCTTCAAAGCACAGTAATATCGAGTTGTTGAGGGGGAGGGTGGAAGAATTAAGTGGCGTTGAGGATGGTATATCTATTAAGATTTTGAAGGATGGTGAAATTTTTGAAATTAAATGTGCTGGAATTTTCATCGTTGGCAGGGATGAGCCTAAAACTGAGATATATAGGGCTGCTGGAATAAAATTGAACGATCAAGGATATATAGCTGTGAACTTAAATCAAGAAACCAATGTTAGAGGTGTCTATGCGGCTGGAGATGTGACTGGCAGGGGGATGCAAGTAGCTATTGCAAGTGGAGATGGATGCATGGCAGCTATATCAGCATCAAAATATGTTCAAGCATTAAAGAAGAGCATGGGCGAAGTCAAATTTGATGGGAAAATATTCTACATAGAATTGGAGGAGGGGGTTAGAGCCTACCATAGAATTGAAGAAACAGAGGATGAAATTAGAATGGTGAGCACTTATACACCTCCTGAGTATAGGGGTTTAGGATTGGCTTCAAAAATAGTTGATGTAGCAGTCAACTATGTTAAGGGTAGGGGGAAGAGGGTTGTTGTTGAATGCAGTTATGTGAAGAGCTGGATGGAGAGGAATAAAGATAAGGTTGCAGGGCTAAATATTGAGTATAGGATTAAAGCTTAACCCAATCATTTTTTATCCTCCATAAACTTCTTGAAAGCCATATACTCTTGAATTATCTTTACAAAATTATCCCTCACAGGCTCATAAACCCTCTTATAAAATTCCTGTTGACTCTCCAAAGTCTCCTTAGAAAATCTCTTAACATAATCTACAGCCGCCTCCCAAGCCACGTTGAATGGCACCACGGAACTTATCTTACCTGCAATTTCCCTATCAAAGCTATCTGGAGTTTGAACCATATCCCCTATAATGTAGTATCCACTACTTGAAATTGGAACCTTCTCATCCCCCAGACTATCGAAACTATACTTCTCCCTAACAGCCCCCACATCTTCAAGTCTCTTTTGCGAGAATCCATATTTAGGCTT
This genomic window contains:
- a CDS encoding nodulation protein NfeD, whose amino-acid sequence is MYRGRYPHIFSIFIIACFISLFIQPYIALSSPPRVYYAEVDATIDAGIAEYILNVLSKAEASNAPLIIRLNTYGGYMDSMDTIINALVSSKVETVVWVGPPGAKAVSAGTFIALAANYLVMSDGSVIGSCQPRSTTGEPVDPKVLNYAIERMRALAERKYGFNDSRVDIAVKFVAENLDLTVGKALELRIADFKANSLQEVLSVLGWSGYEVVVVGRSIASQLYSLLNDPTIVGLLFELGFWFILIELFTPGTQIYGFIGAALMILSLFGIGLIGPSVTALALMIIGSILILVELHYPGIQLFGFLGLVMYALGILFMYREQPYIEIGVPQYVFVSILAIGGGFLILYIHNVRKSWRRARGMMDPKKLIGMTGTAKTDFKAGENGVVHVFGEEWTAFSDVDIKRGQKVKVVDVVGLKLKVAPE
- a CDS encoding aldolase, translated to MWRHIQLEMAKYGRKLTERGFVCGHGGNISVRINENIYITRRGASLEDISARDIVQTPLKHESEADRYASSETPVHREIYIKTDYKAIIHAHPPYAIAVSYFFNEVEPLEIEAALRMGSIKVIEGKSGTRELGSKIIDNLGSCNAVIVRGHGVFAVGSNLEEAYRATCNVEKNCRQKYLTEILKSIGLKFIKPMEI
- a CDS encoding N-acetyltransferase, which codes for MGEVKFDGKIFYIELEEGVRAYHRIEETEDEIRMVSTYTPPEYRGLGLASKIVDVAVNYVKGRGKRVVVECSYVKSWMERNKDKVAGLNIEYRIKA